CACCAACTCAGGAATTTCGCCATAACAGTCGATAATGCTTTGCGTCATTTCATTCGGATGAGAAGTGGTAAAACGAATACGATCAATACCCTCGATTTCACGAATAGCGTGCATCAATACCGCTAAATCGGCAATTTCGCCATCCGCCATTTCACCACGATAGGCATTCACGTTTTGACCTAAAAGGTTAACTTCACGCACGCCCTGTTCAGCTAGGGTTTGAATCTCACGCAGAACGTCTTCAAATGGACGGCTGACCTCTTCACCACGTGTGTAAGGTACTACACAGAAAGTACAGTATTTCGAACAGCCTTCCATAATCGAAACCATGGCTGACACGCCATTCACTTCCGGTTCTGGCAAATTATCAAACTTTTCGATTTCAGGGAAGGTGATATCGATGACCGCTTTTTTCTTTTTAATCGAGTCATCGCCACGCATTCTGAGTGCATCATCAATCATCGCCGGCAGACGATGCAACGTTTGTGGACCGAAAATCACATCGACACTTGGTGCGCGTTGGCGAATCACTTGCCCCTCTTGTGAGGCAACACAACCACCAACACCAATCACACGATTCGGCTTTTGCGCTTTCCATTTCGCCCAACGACCGAGCTCGGAAAACACCTTTTCTTGTGCTTTCTCACGCACAGAACAGGTGTTCATCAACACCACATCAGCCTCTTCTGGAGTCTCCACCAATTTTAAACCATGAGTTTTCTCCAACAGGCTCGCCATCTTATCGGAGTCATATTCATTCATCTGACAACCGTAAGTAATGACATAAAGCCCGCCTTCAAACGGCGAAGTATTTAAAGCAGTGTTTTCCGACATGTTTTCTAACCTGATAAACCCGTACAACAATTATTTAGAGAGCATGACCCCAAAATCACGCTATCTTACTGAATCTATTTATGTTTCTATAGATTTTAAAGGGAGCGTATTCTAACACATCAGAAACAAAAAAATGCAATTTTACAAGCCACTACTTTGCATCATTGGATTGCAGCATAGCTCGAGATTGAGCAGCATAATCATTAAACTTATCAGGCAATTCAGTCTGGTTGTTATACCAAAGCAAATACTGCTTTAAATCATACAAATTATTATCACGCCTGGCATTTAAAAACATATTTTCCATATTTGCTTGTACCAAATCATCATAAAGCCCCCATTTAGAAGCATTATAGAAATAACCAACCTGCTCTTGCTGCGGGTAATCCTTATAAATAAAAATTCGGTTTTTGAAATAATAGGTTTCAAATGCACTCATTAAGCCAATATAAAAACCGTACGCCGCAACAGCAACAAAACTAAGCAAAGCCACTTTAAACGTTAAAGAAGCAGACTCGGATAATGAAATATTAATAGTACGCTGCGATACTATCACACTATAGAACACCACAAGCAAAACCAAAAACCAATGCGTCGCAGACAAAATAAATGGATAAGACACCATCGACTGAATCACTAAAGGCGAAATAATAGCCGAATAACCCCAAAAAGCTTTCTGGCCTTGTTGCCACCAGTTTTTAAGGATTAAAAAAATAACGATCAGTATAGAAAAGCAGCCAGCCAAACCAACTTGAATCAACCAAAACAAAAATTCATTATGAGGATGTGAAAAACTACCGATCTCAAGCCCTGCTATGCGAGCATCACCTGGTAACTGATGAGCGAGTACAAAATCTTGCAGAGAGTGATTATAGTTGCCAATACCAACCCCAAACCATAAGTTTTCTAAAAACAGCTTCCAGCCTGTCTCATATAAAAATAGACGCACATCCAAGCCATAAACAACCCGCTCAAACTTGCTTGCTGCTGAGCCAATATCGACTCCAATAAACTTTACCAGTAATGCTGATGTCACCAGCAAACTAAACCACAATAACAGGTTGCCTAAATGTGACTTTAATTCAAATCTATAAGTCCATAACAATAACAAGATACCTACTGCTAAAGCCAATAAACCGGCTCGAGAACCGGAAGCGAATACTACAAAACCACCTAAAGCAGCCAATAAAAATAGTGGTAATTTTATTTTTATCGGAGATTGCTTAAATTGAGCACTAAACAATAACCACAGCGATAGAACCAAACCAAAAGCAATAAAGCTCGACAACATATTACGCTGTTGTAATGACCCTAAAAAGCCTGAGTGAATTTTAAACGGAAAATATCCCGTCCACCAATAGGCCACTGAGAAAGTGTCAAAATACTGAATCAATGCAATCAAACTTTGTAATAGCGCCAATATTGATAAAGCATAAAACAACCAATGCCAAGCATTTTCGCTCAAACTAACTTGCTCTAAAGCCAAAACAAACAATACGGCAACCACTAAAGCCAAAATTACATAATGTAAGAAATTGAGATGTATTGCCTGCCAATAACCGACAGCAATGAGATTAATGGCTGCAATTAGCGTCCAAAGCAGACGAGATGAAATTTGAAACTGCTGAAATGAAATGACTTGATAAAATGAATAGATAATAAAAACAACTACAGCAAAATAAACCGATAAATTATAAGGTGTAATAATGCCGACTTGACCACCGACATTATCAACACTAATCAAACTAAAATAAAAAACCGCTATTATCAAAAAGACTGAAAGTACGGATTTTGTTTTTATCCATTGCATTTATTTCACCTATAAAAAAGCCCGCAGAAGCGGGCTTAAATTAAATTCATTGACAGAATTAATTAAAGTTCACGACAAAGAGCATATGAAGTACCCTCTGAAGGCTCGCCATTAGTCAAAGTACCCGCTGTAGCAACAGCTGTACTTTCATCGGCCAAGTCTGCAATGATTCTCCATGTCCCCGATGTATGAACACCATCATCGTATTTGGTGTCTAAATTATTGGCAACTTCGCCATCAATATTGTTAGCACAAATATATGTCTTTGCATCCAACGCATTCGCTACAGCTGTAGTCAAGTTTTTCATGATATACTCACCATCATAAGAATGGGTAGGGCCATCAGAATCTGTTGAAGTACCTAAATCACCTGCAATAAAGCCTTCATCCTTTAATTGAAACCAGAAGGCATCATCATCACTTGTATCTGGATACTGTCCCTTACGGTCTTGATATGAATAATAACCGGCAGCCATATTTTCCATATCTTTGGCAATACTTTTAACCTTAGCGTTTTCAATCAATTCTTGACCTTTCAATACACCACCTAGCAATAGACCGATAATAACCAATACGATGGCGATTTCGACCAGAGTAAAACCTTTTTGGTTTTCTAATTTAGTTTGTAATTCTGTAGTTTGCATAGCAACACTCCTCAGTTTTTCAATGAAACACATGTTTGTGTAGGCTCTATAT
Above is a window of Thiomicrorhabdus sediminis DNA encoding:
- the miaB gene encoding tRNA (N6-isopentenyl adenosine(37)-C2)-methylthiotransferase MiaB, which codes for MSENTALNTSPFEGGLYVITYGCQMNEYDSDKMASLLEKTHGLKLVETPEEADVVLMNTCSVREKAQEKVFSELGRWAKWKAQKPNRVIGVGGCVASQEGQVIRQRAPSVDVIFGPQTLHRLPAMIDDALRMRGDDSIKKKKAVIDITFPEIEKFDNLPEPEVNGVSAMVSIMEGCSKYCTFCVVPYTRGEEVSRPFEDVLREIQTLAEQGVREVNLLGQNVNAYRGEMADGEIADLAVLMHAIREIEGIDRIRFTTSHPNEMTQSIIDCYGEIPELVSHLHLPIQSGSDRVLAMMKRNHMVIEYKSIIRKIRALRPNLSLSGDFIIGFPGETCDDFKETLALVEELNYDRSFSFIYSARPGTPAAAFPDEEPMEKKKRRLYFLQEQLNKQTQEISESMVGTIQSVLVERLSRNSFNEVAGRTENNRVVNFEGSPDLIGQFVDVKILEAYTNSLKGEVVATPEAEKFKASQYYSL
- a CDS encoding O-antigen ligase family protein gives rise to the protein MQWIKTKSVLSVFLIIAVFYFSLISVDNVGGQVGIITPYNLSVYFAVVVFIIYSFYQVISFQQFQISSRLLWTLIAAINLIAVGYWQAIHLNFLHYVILALVVAVLFVLALEQVSLSENAWHWLFYALSILALLQSLIALIQYFDTFSVAYWWTGYFPFKIHSGFLGSLQQRNMLSSFIAFGLVLSLWLLFSAQFKQSPIKIKLPLFLLAALGGFVVFASGSRAGLLALAVGILLLLWTYRFELKSHLGNLLLWFSLLVTSALLVKFIGVDIGSAASKFERVVYGLDVRLFLYETGWKLFLENLWFGVGIGNYNHSLQDFVLAHQLPGDARIAGLEIGSFSHPHNEFLFWLIQVGLAGCFSILIVIFLILKNWWQQGQKAFWGYSAIISPLVIQSMVSYPFILSATHWFLVLLVVFYSVIVSQRTINISLSESASLTFKVALLSFVAVAAYGFYIGLMSAFETYYFKNRIFIYKDYPQQEQVGYFYNASKWGLYDDLVQANMENMFLNARRDNNLYDLKQYLLWYNNQTELPDKFNDYAAQSRAMLQSNDAK
- a CDS encoding prepilin-type N-terminal cleavage/methylation domain-containing protein; the encoded protein is MQTTELQTKLENQKGFTLVEIAIVLVIIGLLLGGVLKGQELIENAKVKSIAKDMENMAAGYYSYQDRKGQYPDTSDDDAFWFQLKDEGFIAGDLGTSTDSDGPTHSYDGEYIMKNLTTAVANALDAKTYICANNIDGEVANNLDTKYDDGVHTSGTWRIIADLADESTAVATAGTLTNGEPSEGTSYALCREL